A window of the Cheilinus undulatus linkage group 21, ASM1832078v1, whole genome shotgun sequence genome harbors these coding sequences:
- the LOC121503658 gene encoding transmembrane ascorbate-dependent reductase CYB561: MEDPAPRPGHSSFVWLVGASQIVGLASVVLTGVWMGHYRGGFAWDGTAQEFNLHPLCMVLGLVFLQGDAILVYRIFKHEPKRNVKVLHGVIHLLALIISIVGFVAVFDFHRTAKIPDMYSLHSWCGMATLVLFCIQWVMGLVFFLFPVASAWLRAAYLPVHVFCGLVLLVMAIGSSLLGITEKLLFSIMPTYSKFVSEGILANTLGILLMFFGVLLGYLITREEYRRPPNPEEEALSVHFKTLTEGGSPTTP; this comes from the exons ATGGAGGATCCTGCTCCACGCCCTGGACATTCTTCCTTTGTGTGGCTGGTGGGAGCGTCACAGATAGTCGGTTTGGCGTCGGTGGTGCTGACTGGCGTGTGGATGGGTCACTACAGAGGGGGCTTCGCCTGGGACGGCACGGCGCAGGAGTTCAACCTGCACCCGCTGTGTATGGTGTTAGGACTGGTCTTTCTGCAGGGGGACG CCATCCTGGTCTACAGGATATTTAAACATGAGCCGAAGAGGAACGTGAAGGTGCTTCACGGCGTCATCCACCTGCTGGCCCTCATCATCAGCATCGTAG GGTTTGTAGCGGTGTTTGACTTCCACAGAACTGCAAAGATTCCTGACATGTACTCTCTGCACAGCTGGTGTGGGATGGCCACGCTCGTCTTATTCTGCATACAG TGGGTGATGGGGTTGGTgttcttcctgtttcctgttgcATCGGCGTGGTTGAGAGCGGCGTACCTCCCCGTCCACGTCTTCTGTGGTCTGGTTCTGCTGGTCATGGCCATCGGGAGCAGCCTGCTGGGAATCACGGAGAAACTCCTCTTTAGTATCAT GCCGACCTACTCCAAGTTCGTCTCAGAGGGAATCCTGGCGAACACCTTGGGGATCCTGCTGATGTTCTTCGGCGTGCTGCTCGGCTACCTGATCACCAGAGAGGAGTACAGACGTCCGCCAAACCCAGAGGAAGAAGCTTTGTCTGTCCACTTCAAGACCCTGACAGAGGGGGGGTCACCGACCACGCCGTGA